The proteins below come from a single Oerskovia jenensis genomic window:
- the hemE gene encoding uroporphyrinogen decarboxylase, whose amino-acid sequence MTFTALSDNHPLVDGRTTNSPLVRALRGERPQTTPVWFMRQAGRSLPEYRELRQGIGMLDSCLRPDLASEITLQPVRRHGVDAGIFFSDIVIPLKLAGVEVDIVPGVGPVMGQAYRTPDDVARLVEHELTPESLAPVTEAVALTVAALGSTPLIGFAGAPFTLAAYLVEGRPSRDHLAARTLMHADPESWARLTAWTAQITGAFLRAQVLAGASAAQLFDSWAGSLSLEDYLAGAKPGSTVALSQVSDLGVPAIHFGTGTGHLLGAMRDALTEAGVTHPTVGVDYRTPLDEAAAALGGYVPVQGNIDPALLAAPWPVLEAHVRDVLRRGAAAPGHVVNLGHGVPPETDPTVLTRVVELVHSVRNVSEPA is encoded by the coding sequence GTGACGTTCACCGCGCTTTCCGACAACCACCCTCTCGTCGACGGTCGGACGACGAATTCTCCGCTCGTGCGCGCATTGCGCGGCGAGCGTCCGCAGACCACTCCTGTGTGGTTCATGCGGCAGGCCGGCAGGTCGCTGCCCGAGTACCGCGAGCTGCGGCAGGGCATCGGGATGCTCGACTCGTGCCTGCGCCCGGACCTGGCGAGCGAGATCACGCTCCAGCCGGTGCGCCGGCACGGCGTGGACGCGGGGATCTTCTTCTCGGACATCGTCATCCCGCTCAAGCTCGCGGGGGTCGAGGTGGACATCGTCCCGGGGGTCGGCCCGGTCATGGGCCAGGCGTACCGGACGCCCGACGACGTCGCTCGCCTCGTGGAGCACGAGCTCACGCCGGAGTCGCTCGCCCCCGTGACGGAGGCGGTCGCGCTCACGGTCGCGGCGCTCGGGTCGACCCCTCTCATCGGGTTCGCGGGGGCGCCGTTCACGCTCGCGGCCTACCTGGTCGAGGGGCGTCCGTCGCGCGACCACCTCGCGGCGCGCACCCTGATGCACGCGGACCCCGAGTCGTGGGCGCGGCTCACGGCGTGGACCGCGCAGATCACGGGCGCGTTCCTGCGTGCGCAGGTCCTGGCCGGGGCCAGCGCGGCCCAGCTCTTCGACTCGTGGGCCGGCAGCCTGTCCCTGGAGGACTACCTCGCGGGCGCCAAGCCGGGCAGCACGGTCGCGTTGTCGCAGGTCAGCGACCTGGGTGTGCCCGCGATCCACTTCGGGACGGGCACCGGGCACCTGCTCGGGGCCATGCGTGACGCGCTCACCGAGGCCGGTGTGACGCACCCGACCGTGGGTGTCGACTACCGCACGCCGCTCGACGAGGCCGCGGCCGCGCTCGGGGGGTACGTGCCCGTGCAGGGCAACATCGACCCCGCGCTGCTCGCGGCGCCATGGCCCGTGCTCGAGGCGCACGTGCGCGACGTGCTGCGCCGCGGCGCCGCGGCACCGGGGCACGTGGTGAACCTGGGGCACGGGGTGCCACCCGAGACGGACCCGACGGTGCTGACCCGCGTGGTCGAGCTCGTCCATTCCGTCCGGAACGTGTCAGAACCCGCGTGA
- a CDS encoding glutamyl-tRNA reductase has product MVLLSMTASHHELDMSTLELLSTGAGSVGRAAVATCEAITGAVVVATCNRFEVYLDIDSPVDGWGVRHASHEVARLVAAASGVEEDVAVRAFSTRTGPDVAAHLFEVAAGLDSMVVGEREIAGQVKRALEEAREGGVTSSTLELLFQTASRTSKKISNETTLGGNGRSVVSLGLDLASAELPPWRQVRAVLIGTGSYAGASLAALRARGCDDVRVYSGSGRAEQFAADRGVVAVTDLVEALEDADLVVSCSGARGRALDGGAQSGGRGASRPTTPRADGDRLPVAGGGERAEGDALGHVLDAAAVVRARSRAAEAAGDEVPHRPMVVLDLALHRDVDPRVADLDGVLLYDLASLKAHSPALGSLVVGHARRIVDRATQDFEETRLGRAADTAVVALLDDADRRIAAEVAERVAERRGAGATVDDAETEALTRSVRRRVHAELHDAIVAARASALAAAREEASAVVADAEAATLGADVSGRDEVCAGR; this is encoded by the coding sequence GTGGTTCTCCTGTCGATGACCGCAAGTCACCACGAGCTGGACATGTCCACCCTCGAGCTCCTGTCCACAGGGGCCGGGTCGGTCGGACGCGCCGCCGTCGCGACCTGCGAAGCGATCACCGGTGCCGTCGTCGTCGCGACGTGCAACCGGTTCGAGGTGTACCTGGACATCGACTCGCCGGTCGACGGTTGGGGCGTGCGGCACGCGTCGCACGAGGTCGCGCGGCTCGTCGCCGCCGCGTCAGGGGTCGAGGAGGACGTCGCGGTGCGCGCGTTCTCCACACGCACCGGGCCCGACGTCGCAGCCCACCTCTTCGAGGTCGCCGCCGGCCTCGACTCGATGGTCGTGGGCGAGCGAGAGATCGCCGGGCAGGTCAAGCGCGCCCTCGAGGAAGCACGCGAGGGCGGCGTGACGTCGTCCACGCTCGAGCTCCTGTTCCAGACCGCGTCGCGGACCTCCAAGAAGATCAGCAACGAGACGACGCTCGGGGGCAACGGCCGGTCGGTCGTGTCCCTCGGGCTCGACCTCGCGAGCGCCGAGCTGCCGCCCTGGCGCCAGGTCCGCGCCGTGCTCATCGGCACCGGCTCGTACGCCGGGGCGTCGCTCGCAGCCCTGCGCGCCCGCGGCTGCGACGACGTGCGCGTGTACTCGGGGTCGGGACGGGCCGAGCAGTTCGCGGCCGACCGTGGCGTCGTGGCCGTGACCGACCTCGTGGAGGCCCTCGAGGACGCCGACCTCGTGGTCTCGTGCAGCGGGGCCCGAGGGCGGGCGCTCGACGGGGGAGCGCAGTCCGGTGGACGGGGTGCGTCGCGGCCGACCACCCCGCGAGCCGACGGTGACCGGCTGCCGGTCGCGGGTGGCGGGGAGCGGGCCGAGGGCGACGCCCTGGGGCACGTGCTCGACGCGGCCGCGGTGGTCCGTGCCCGGTCCCGCGCGGCGGAGGCCGCCGGCGACGAAGTGCCGCACCGGCCCATGGTCGTCCTCGACCTGGCCCTGCACCGTGACGTGGACCCTCGGGTCGCGGACCTCGACGGCGTCCTCCTCTACGACCTGGCCTCCCTCAAGGCGCACTCGCCCGCCCTGGGGTCGCTCGTCGTCGGGCACGCGCGGCGGATCGTCGACCGGGCGACGCAGGACTTCGAGGAGACCCGCCTGGGGCGCGCGGCCGACACGGCCGTCGTGGCGCTGCTCGACGACGCCGACCGGCGCATCGCGGCCGAGGTCGCCGAGCGCGTGGCCGAGCGCCGGGGCGCGGGAGCGACGGTCGACGACGCCGAGACCGAGGCGCTCACCCGCTCGGTCCGCAGGCGCGTGCACGCCGAGCTGCACGACGCGATCGTCGCGGCACGGGCGTCGGCGCTGGCCGCGGCCCGCGAGGAAGCCTCTGCCGTGGTGGCCGACGCCGAGGCGGCGACCCTGGGGGCCGACGTGTCGGGCCGCGACGAGGTGTGCGCGGGCCGCTGA
- a CDS encoding NUDIX hydrolase — MTSPAPLPDPLKTVGWIHVVDGRLLVVRSRDNDLFFMPGGKLDPGESDEQALVREIEEELGVLLDPATVRPGFVAEAPGHGLGGRLVRMHCLYAEPLPGSPEPAPRAEVGELTWVGAQDAHRVPPAGRIVLERLAATGVLAA, encoded by the coding sequence GTGACCTCCCCCGCCCCCCTCCCAGACCCCCTGAAGACCGTCGGCTGGATCCACGTCGTGGACGGGCGGCTGCTCGTCGTCCGCAGCCGGGACAACGACCTGTTCTTCATGCCGGGAGGCAAGCTCGATCCCGGCGAGAGCGACGAGCAGGCCCTGGTCCGGGAGATCGAGGAGGAGCTCGGCGTACTGCTCGACCCGGCCACGGTGCGACCCGGGTTCGTCGCCGAGGCTCCCGGTCACGGCCTGGGTGGGCGGCTCGTGCGCATGCACTGCCTCTACGCCGAGCCGCTGCCCGGGTCCCCCGAGCCGGCACCCCGTGCCGAGGTCGGGGAGCTCACGTGGGTCGGTGCGCAGGACGCGCACCGGGTGCCGCCCGCGGGCCGGATCGTGCTGGAGCGCCTGGCGGCGACCGGCGTACTCGCGGCCTGA
- a CDS encoding SHOCT domain-containing protein, which produces MGFIKAFAGALGGTLADQWKDFLTPPTNLAPTAALFPAVAQGQNAGRGANTKGSANIITNGSRFVVPEGYGLLTFQDGALTGFVAEPGGYLYTSDDQNSQSIFAGNGILSPLITTSWERFKFGGQPGSQQLGFYVNLKELPNNRFGTQSEIYWDDAYLGAQVGAITRGTYSLRIVDPILFVKQFVPLTYLGASAKVFDFSDLDNDAASQLFTEVVGSLAAAFSSYTNDPDKGNRITRIQSDSVGFAQSLAGAVEEGYQWTSYRGLSIVKVALAAIEYDEDTRALLSDVKKADALAGARGNSFLQQAAARGIQSAGENPGGAANMAILGMGMNAAGGAMSGLQQPVVPVQQVPVQQAAPAAPPAPAPAAEDPVAKLTQFKSLLDQGLITQADYDAAKAKVLGF; this is translated from the coding sequence ATGGGATTCATCAAGGCCTTTGCTGGTGCCCTCGGAGGCACGCTCGCGGACCAGTGGAAGGACTTCCTGACGCCGCCGACGAACCTCGCACCGACCGCGGCGCTCTTCCCGGCCGTCGCGCAGGGGCAGAACGCCGGGCGCGGGGCGAACACCAAGGGCTCGGCGAACATCATCACCAACGGGAGCCGGTTCGTCGTCCCCGAGGGGTACGGGCTCCTGACGTTCCAGGACGGCGCCCTCACGGGCTTCGTGGCCGAGCCGGGCGGGTACCTGTACACGTCCGACGACCAGAACTCCCAGTCGATCTTCGCGGGCAACGGCATCCTGAGCCCCCTGATCACGACGTCGTGGGAGCGGTTCAAGTTCGGCGGGCAGCCCGGGTCGCAGCAGCTCGGCTTCTACGTCAACCTCAAGGAGCTGCCGAACAACCGGTTCGGCACGCAGTCGGAGATCTACTGGGACGACGCCTACCTCGGCGCCCAGGTCGGCGCGATCACGCGTGGCACCTACTCCTTGCGCATCGTCGACCCCATCCTCTTCGTCAAGCAGTTCGTGCCGCTCACGTACCTCGGGGCGAGCGCGAAGGTCTTCGACTTCTCCGACCTCGACAACGACGCCGCGAGCCAGCTTTTCACGGAGGTCGTCGGCTCGCTCGCGGCGGCCTTCTCGAGCTACACCAACGACCCCGACAAGGGGAACCGGATCACCCGGATCCAGAGCGACTCGGTCGGCTTCGCGCAGTCCCTGGCGGGTGCGGTCGAGGAGGGCTACCAGTGGACCTCCTACCGCGGCCTGTCGATCGTCAAGGTCGCGCTCGCCGCGATCGAGTACGACGAGGACACGCGTGCGCTGCTCAGCGACGTCAAGAAGGCCGACGCCCTCGCTGGGGCCCGGGGGAACTCGTTCCTCCAGCAGGCCGCCGCGCGCGGCATCCAGTCCGCGGGGGAGAACCCGGGCGGAGCCGCGAACATGGCGATCCTCGGCATGGGGATGAACGCCGCCGGCGGCGCCATGTCCGGGCTGCAGCAGCCGGTCGTGCCGGTGCAGCAGGTCCCGGTCCAGCAGGCGGCGCCTGCTGCACCGCCCGCGCCCGCCCCTGCCGCCGAGGACCCGGTCGCGAAGCTCACCCAGTTCAAGTCGCTGCTCGACCAGGGCCTCATCACCCAGGCGGACTACGACGCCGCCAAGGCCAAGGTCCTCGGGTTCTGA
- a CDS encoding TFIIB-type zinc ribbon-containing protein gives MTVHEPESAPAPEGPPPPGAGPTTTARPPLAGSPAGGPTVVRTDTGATDGLVKCIRCGATEIGYDVARATLRCGFCRYEWVSTVTLADLGLDGNIGGLEGVVLGSGSADIVPSAEEILTFRCAGCGADVVVDTAHGTQARCHWCRNVLSVNQQVPNGAVPDVLLPFRLPKEDAVAGIRQFVGRRQFYAHPRFRAEFTPENVVGVYLPYLVADLNAKARLEGQGEHLVRRYTVTVRGSDGKDTTETRYDYDLYDVVRDFDLHVDDLTIESSADRRDHGGKARTNNVINTILPFDVENAVRYDSNYLSGFTAERRDSDVEDLRDPAFAQAKEIARFRARDMIEFYDRGVRWDRERLDVVGQRWVAAYLPVWLYSYHEVRKNGSSLLHYVAVNGRTGETMGSVPVNHRRLLAVSVVVEAVAAVAALFVMIGF, from the coding sequence ATGACCGTTCACGAGCCGGAGTCGGCTCCTGCCCCCGAGGGCCCGCCCCCGCCGGGAGCCGGCCCGACGACGACCGCCCGGCCTCCGCTGGCGGGGAGCCCGGCGGGCGGCCCGACCGTCGTGCGCACCGACACCGGCGCGACCGACGGTCTCGTCAAGTGCATCCGGTGCGGCGCGACCGAGATCGGCTACGACGTCGCCAGGGCGACGCTGCGGTGCGGGTTCTGCCGGTACGAGTGGGTGAGCACGGTGACGCTCGCCGACCTCGGGCTCGACGGGAACATCGGCGGGCTCGAAGGCGTCGTCCTGGGCTCCGGCAGCGCCGACATCGTGCCGTCCGCCGAGGAGATCCTGACGTTCCGCTGCGCGGGCTGCGGGGCCGACGTCGTCGTCGACACCGCGCACGGCACACAGGCCCGCTGCCACTGGTGCCGCAACGTCCTGTCGGTGAACCAGCAGGTCCCCAACGGGGCCGTGCCCGACGTCCTGCTGCCGTTCCGACTCCCCAAGGAGGACGCGGTCGCGGGCATCCGCCAGTTCGTCGGCCGGCGCCAGTTCTACGCGCACCCCCGGTTCCGGGCGGAGTTCACCCCGGAGAACGTCGTCGGTGTCTACCTTCCGTACCTCGTCGCGGACCTCAATGCGAAGGCGCGCCTCGAAGGGCAGGGCGAGCACCTCGTGCGCAGGTACACCGTGACCGTCCGGGGTTCCGACGGCAAGGACACGACCGAGACCCGCTACGACTACGACCTGTACGACGTCGTGCGCGACTTCGACCTGCACGTCGACGACCTCACCATCGAGTCCTCGGCCGACCGGCGAGACCACGGTGGCAAGGCCCGGACGAACAACGTCATCAACACGATCCTGCCGTTCGACGTCGAGAACGCGGTGCGCTACGACTCGAACTACCTGTCGGGGTTCACGGCCGAGCGCCGCGACAGCGACGTCGAGGACCTGCGCGATCCCGCGTTCGCGCAGGCGAAGGAGATCGCGCGGTTCCGGGCGCGCGACATGATCGAGTTCTACGACCGTGGCGTCCGGTGGGACCGCGAACGGCTCGACGTCGTCGGGCAGCGGTGGGTCGCCGCCTACCTGCCCGTGTGGTTGTACTCGTACCACGAGGTCCGCAAGAACGGGTCGTCGCTGCTGCACTACGTCGCGGTCAACGGCCGCACGGGCGAGACCATGGGGTCTGTCCCGGTCAACCACCGCCGCCTGCTCGCGGTGTCCGTCGTCGTCGAGGCCGTGGCGGCCGTCGCGGCACTCTTCGTCATGATCGGGTTCTGA
- a CDS encoding Ppx/GppA phosphatase family protein, giving the protein MRLGVLDIGSNTVHMLVVDAERGARPDPAASGRSVVRLMRYLQPDGSISAEGVDALLVAADQAAALAREYEVEESLALATSALREATNGAEVLSAIEERVGVPIEVLSGPEEARLTFLAARRWHGWASGRLMVLDIGGGSLEIASGLDEEPDVAVSVPLGAGRMTIEFLPDDPPSAKQVAALRAHVREVLAGALGEVKRLPRPDHVVATSKTFRSLARLAGMKVAVVGPEERWRMERSQLSDWVPRLARIPAAGRTELPGITAERTFQIVAGGVVAEETMKALKVAEVEICPWALREGAILRRLDQI; this is encoded by the coding sequence ATGCGACTGGGAGTGCTCGACATCGGTTCCAACACGGTCCACATGCTCGTCGTGGACGCCGAGCGGGGCGCGCGTCCGGACCCGGCGGCGTCGGGCCGTTCGGTGGTGCGGCTCATGCGCTACCTCCAGCCGGACGGCTCGATCTCGGCCGAGGGGGTCGACGCGCTCCTGGTGGCTGCCGACCAGGCTGCGGCTCTGGCCCGCGAGTACGAGGTCGAGGAGTCGCTGGCGCTCGCGACGTCGGCGCTGCGCGAGGCGACCAACGGCGCCGAGGTGCTGTCGGCCATCGAGGAGCGCGTGGGCGTCCCGATCGAGGTCCTCTCGGGGCCCGAGGAGGCGCGGCTGACGTTCCTCGCCGCACGGCGCTGGCACGGCTGGGCGTCGGGTCGGCTCATGGTGCTCGACATCGGGGGCGGGTCGCTCGAGATCGCGTCGGGTCTTGACGAGGAGCCCGACGTCGCGGTCTCGGTGCCGCTCGGTGCAGGTCGGATGACGATCGAGTTCCTGCCGGACGACCCGCCCTCGGCCAAGCAGGTCGCGGCGCTCCGTGCTCACGTCCGGGAGGTCCTGGCGGGGGCGTTGGGCGAGGTCAAGCGGTTGCCGCGCCCCGACCACGTGGTCGCGACGTCCAAGACGTTCCGGTCGCTCGCGCGGCTCGCGGGCATGAAGGTCGCGGTCGTCGGGCCGGAGGAGCGGTGGCGCATGGAGCGTTCGCAGCTCTCGGACTGGGTGCCGCGCCTCGCGCGCATCCCGGCGGCGGGGCGTACCGAGCTGCCGGGGATCACGGCCGAGCGGACGTTCCAGATCGTGGCCGGGGGCGTGGTCGCCGAGGAGACCATGAAGGCGCTCAAGGTCGCCGAGGTCGAGATCTGCCCGTGGGCGCTGCGGGAGGGCGCGATCCTGCGTCGCCTCGACCAGATCTGA
- a CDS encoding PadR family transcriptional regulator translates to MVPSEDMILTNLRRGAIEYCVLALLADDEWYGLDIARRLSTDGVLLSGEGTLYPLLARLRKGGLVETHWRESDAGPPRRYYALTPEGRAALETFARTWAPFRDAVDSTLGSHR, encoded by the coding sequence ATGGTACCTAGCGAGGACATGATCCTCACCAACCTGCGGCGAGGGGCGATCGAGTACTGCGTGCTCGCCCTCCTCGCCGACGACGAGTGGTACGGGCTCGACATCGCCCGCCGCCTCTCGACCGACGGCGTCCTCCTGAGCGGCGAGGGCACGCTCTACCCGCTGCTCGCGCGGCTGCGCAAGGGCGGGCTCGTGGAGACGCACTGGCGCGAGTCCGACGCCGGCCCGCCCCGTCGCTACTACGCGCTGACCCCGGAGGGTCGCGCGGCCCTCGAGACCTTCGCCCGCACCTGGGCACCCTTCCGCGATGCCGTCGACTCGACCCTGGGGAGCCACCGATGA
- a CDS encoding HAAS signaling domain-containing protein, which produces MNRTTDAISVYLDDLGRMLAHLDPAERADVLGGVREHVDASLAELGHAPGEQEVAAILASLGAPEDVARASSGAPRPSLPDGGASSRPALAGAWVAPVVFGLTIVGIVGAPLLLPGVLWLTAAVLLGASPLWTTHEKVWGIVSGFVAGAAWLGLSGMFLLASSTCVTQGATTVLDGSGEVGASTTGDVVSTCDAAGPDVGGIVVLILLGALVLAALAHQVVLLRRGLARSAAQPTTGA; this is translated from the coding sequence ATGAACCGCACGACCGACGCGATCAGCGTCTACCTCGACGACCTCGGGCGCATGCTCGCGCACCTCGACCCGGCCGAGCGTGCCGACGTCCTGGGCGGCGTGCGCGAGCACGTCGACGCGAGCCTGGCCGAGCTCGGGCACGCGCCCGGCGAGCAGGAGGTCGCGGCGATCCTGGCGTCGCTCGGGGCTCCGGAGGACGTGGCGCGAGCGTCGTCGGGAGCACCCAGGCCCTCCCTGCCCGACGGCGGAGCCTCCTCGCGCCCCGCCCTCGCCGGGGCATGGGTCGCCCCGGTGGTCTTCGGCCTCACGATCGTCGGCATCGTCGGTGCGCCGCTGCTGCTCCCGGGCGTCCTGTGGCTCACCGCAGCGGTCCTGCTCGGTGCCTCGCCGCTGTGGACCACCCACGAGAAGGTCTGGGGGATCGTGTCGGGATTCGTCGCCGGGGCCGCGTGGCTCGGCCTCAGCGGCATGTTCCTGCTCGCGTCCTCGACCTGCGTCACGCAGGGAGCCACCACGGTCCTGGACGGATCGGGCGAGGTCGGCGCGTCGACGACGGGCGACGTCGTGAGCACGTGCGACGCCGCGGGACCGGACGTGGGCGGGATCGTCGTGCTGATCCTGCTCGGTGCGCTCGTCCTCGCCGCGCTCGCCCACCAGGTCGTCCTCCTGCGGCGCGGGCTCGCCCGCTCGGCAGCGCAGCCGACCACGGGAGCCTGA
- a CDS encoding DUF2252 domain-containing protein, with translation MPQHATDQAPTRPDGRPPLRGTPAPEDRKEQGRAARSLLHRRSTSAWEPAPDRRDPVAILQAQNASRVPELVPLRMGRMAATPFSFYRGAAAVMAADLGTGPTTGLTVQLCGDAHLANFGGFASPERSLVFDINDFDETHRGPFEWDVQRLVASLEIAGRHRGMSHHERERIVLGAGRAYRETLRSFADLGHLDLWHVQLRGDEIVDRWRGSVPPAVMENLRKALRKARTKDRQKARRRLTVLHDDGELRFQSNPPLLVPVRELFDAEEQALLLGVVTTALATYGESLTGARRILLERYRLVDLARRVVGVGSVGTRCWVALLVGRDNDDPLFLQVKEAEPSVLEPYTSASPYPENGRRVVEGQRLLQATSDALLGWNTVHGADDHPHDYYFRQLWDWKVSADLETMLPVAMAAYAQMCAWVLARGHARSGDALAISAYLGKGDVADRSFAEFAKRYADQNALDHRALVDAIAAGDVEAVEGV, from the coding sequence ATGCCCCAGCACGCGACGGACCAGGCCCCGACCCGACCCGACGGCCGCCCACCCCTGCGCGGCACGCCCGCCCCCGAGGACCGCAAGGAGCAGGGCCGCGCGGCCCGCTCGCTGCTGCACCGTCGCTCGACCTCCGCCTGGGAGCCCGCACCCGACCGCCGCGACCCCGTCGCGATCCTCCAGGCCCAGAACGCGAGCCGCGTCCCCGAGCTCGTCCCCCTGCGCATGGGTCGCATGGCCGCGACACCGTTCTCGTTCTACCGCGGGGCGGCGGCCGTCATGGCGGCCGACCTGGGCACGGGCCCCACCACGGGGCTGACCGTCCAGCTGTGCGGCGACGCGCACCTCGCGAACTTCGGCGGCTTCGCGTCTCCCGAGCGTTCGCTCGTGTTCGACATCAACGACTTCGACGAGACGCACCGCGGCCCCTTCGAGTGGGACGTGCAACGGCTCGTCGCGAGCCTCGAGATCGCGGGCCGTCACCGCGGCATGTCGCACCACGAGCGCGAGCGCATCGTGCTGGGGGCAGGGCGCGCCTACCGCGAGACCCTGCGGTCCTTCGCGGACCTCGGCCACCTCGACCTGTGGCACGTGCAGCTGCGCGGCGACGAGATCGTCGACAGGTGGCGCGGCTCGGTCCCGCCGGCCGTCATGGAGAACCTCCGCAAGGCGCTGCGGAAGGCGCGCACGAAGGACCGGCAGAAGGCCCGCCGTCGGCTCACGGTGCTCCACGACGACGGCGAGCTGCGCTTCCAGAGCAACCCGCCCCTGCTCGTGCCCGTCCGGGAGCTCTTCGACGCCGAGGAGCAGGCCCTCCTCCTCGGCGTCGTGACCACTGCGCTCGCGACGTACGGCGAGTCGCTCACGGGAGCCCGGCGCATCCTGCTCGAGCGCTACCGCCTCGTCGACCTGGCGCGTCGCGTGGTCGGGGTGGGGAGCGTCGGGACGCGCTGCTGGGTCGCGCTCCTCGTGGGCCGGGACAACGACGACCCGCTGTTCCTGCAGGTCAAGGAGGCCGAGCCGTCCGTCCTGGAGCCCTACACCTCGGCCAGCCCCTATCCGGAGAACGGGCGGCGCGTGGTCGAGGGGCAGCGGCTCCTGCAGGCCACGAGCGACGCGCTGCTCGGCTGGAACACCGTGCACGGCGCCGACGACCACCCCCACGACTACTACTTCCGCCAGCTCTGGGACTGGAAGGTCTCGGCCGACCTCGAGACCATGCTCCCGGTCGCCATGGCCGCGTACGCGCAGATGTGCGCGTGGGTCCTCGCGCGCGGCCACGCCCGCTCGGGCGACGCCCTCGCGATCAGCGCGTACCTCGGCAAGGGCGACGTCGCCGACCGCTCGTTCGCCGAGTTCGCGAAGCGCTACGCGGACCAGAACGCCCTGGACCACCGGGCACTCGTGGACGCGATCGCGGCGGGGGACGTGGAGGCGGTGGAGGGCGTCTGA